DNA from Chrysiogenia bacterium:
CCCGCCAGGGAGCGTCCTTGAGCTTGCCGACTGTGAGAATGGTGAGTTTCATGGAGAGAAGAGTTTAACCGCAGATGAACGCGGATGAACGCAGATACTGATCTATTTCAGGTTATGGACGAGGCGTTTGACTTCGACTCGTGGCTGCCCGAAATTCACCAGGAGCCCGATCTTGAACCCAGTAGCATTCAGGTAGTTCATGACTTGAGCCATGTGCGTTGGGTCAAGTTTCTGAATAGCTTTCAGTTCAACAATCACTGAATTCTCCACCAACAGGTCGGCGAAATACTCACCGACGCATTCCTGGCGATATAGCACCTCAATTGGAGCGTGTTGGACGGTATTCAGCCCCAGCAAGCGGAGCTCAAGCGCCAAGGCGTTTTCGTATACTTTCTCAAGAAATCCGGACCCAAGAGTGTTCGAAAGAGCAAACGCAGCTCCGATGATCGCTTCCGTGATTTCATTCAAGCGATCTTCATCCGCGTTCATCTGCGTTTATCTGCGGTCTGTTTTCTGGGCAGCTTACTTGGCCGCTTTGACGCTGTCGTGGTCGTAGTAGACGCGGGGGACGTCGTTCCAGAGTTGTTCGAGGTTGTAGTGCTGG
Protein-coding regions in this window:
- a CDS encoding GxxExxY protein; translation: MNADEDRLNEITEAIIGAAFALSNTLGSGFLEKVYENALALELRLLGLNTVQHAPIEVLYRQECVGEYFADLLVENSVIVELKAIQKLDPTHMAQVMNYLNATGFKIGLLVNFGQPRVEVKRLVHNLK